CAACTTACCATTTAACTACTGTACATGGATGACACCACATCTGCCCAACACCCAGACCCTACACTGGCTAGTTAGACATCCAAATACAAGGACTAATggtgcacttccctgtgagtgatggtcgTATCCCTTATCTTCCGCCATCCATACATAATTCTTGAGGTCCCGTAAATTTCCTATCTGAATTCTTCAGAAGGGAACATTAACTcaggttcctattacaaattcaggctgATAAACCTCAATTGGGCTACGAAGACACAGAATTATTAGCTGAATTTTCTACGACAACCAGTGTTCACAAATTACAAATGGTATCCTCCTATAGCATCATTGCTCCTGCTGTTCTACACCCCCTccccactcgaaatttctcgaaagggtcaaatcagcatcacattttattacacaattattgtattattcaaTTTTACAcgtgctgaatttaggaaaatccaaaattttccacactTGTTATTATGGTGCTCGTGATTAAATATATGTGGCACTGAATTTTTCTTGCCAACAGTTTATTACTACTTTAACTTACTTAGCTAACAAAACATCGGAGGTTCAGTTCTTGCAACTGTGTATGCCTCAGTAATCTTCTGAATTCCCCGGCAAGCTGGGTATGCACAATACGGCtaacaaattaaattaaattaaattgctTACTCAGGAATCAGGTTTTTGCTGCTAGAGGGCCGCTGATCCTCGTATCTTTCACagtttggttgatctggcacttggcggagGTAGTGACTCGGTTTCTTCCCctaaaacttctacacttgttccattaATATttgtgatatcttctggtagCAAACTGAACAATCTTGGACTATGGATGTGGTCAAAGACTGCCGATGGTGCCCCTGCTTCTCTAGATCTATTTTATACTTTCACCCATGTCATTCAATCATTGTTGCAGTAATATATAGATCTGAgacctgcccctccagtatctTTCATGTATATATTAACTCTCTTTTTACTCCGGAAAATACATTCCCAGTGGATGAAATGCCTTATTGGCTCTATGTGGACAATTAACGATTTCTGTCGTTTTCCGCCCTGACATCTATCtctcttggcttaaatagaatcGTCAATACTAAACAATATTCTAACCGAaaaagcacaagtgatttgaacagTGTCACTAGCGGCATTAATTCTCGTTTTGAAATTTCTTATTATCTACTCCGTCATTGTTCTGGTCTTCGCGGCATTCACCTTATTTGTTTAAATGATAGATTATCTGACATTATTATACTCAAGATTTTTTACTAGGTTCCTTTCTTTCTGTGAGACTATCCTATTCTGTTTTATATCCACAATGGGGATTTCTACTACCCTTTTACCCCCAGGATTCAACCCTCAACAACTGGCTAAtgcccagatacctacttaccgAAAAACataggcagcagatgtaaggagacttgcccatatgTCTCGCCCAACCCAGAAACGGAAACCAAGACCTTTCGATACTAGAATACAATGTTCTactgtatggccctgtctctgtcctccCCATTTACATTTCATATGACCGACTTTATGTAAATTGAACTGGTAAAACAACTTGTCGTTGCCTGATCTGGTTATTTTCTTGATACTGTTTCACTTAACACATATCATTACAATGAGTAATGGATCTGCTAGTTCATAGCTGCATTATTCTACTTTCTTCAAACTTGTTTGCTACTTCTTACTATAATTTTGAAATATCAAAATTATATTCGACATTATCCATGTTGAACACTATTTTAGCCAAGACATCAACCTTATCATGTCCTCAACCATCAACAGTTTAGTTAAACGTCAGGATGAACACTATGTTGTCATTTACATGATTAAGACCACAATGTAGATTTTAACGATTTCAAATTagtttaaatataataattatataaagggGAGTATTATAGGATCACATGTTTTTGCATCTGTTCTAAACTTAAAAATCCCTAAAGAattgtttttatattttttacaCGATTATTCGTGACTAAGTCAAAGACCATCGCTTCAGAACGCTTGGCAAACAATTGATAAAAATCAATGAAGGTAGGTCACACCTGGCCATGGTAATGTGTGACTCATACCTTGCTCATTACCCTTGAATAAATCACGTGACACGTTGCATTAATACTGCTTTTTTATGTTTGTCAGTAGTGGTTTTTATTGTTTATCTGCACGTTACGGTACTGTGTCAATATTAATATCtacatttattttatttacaTACAATAATAATACAGTCAAGTGAAATGCTAAACCCGAAAGGGTCACTGTTCACATACACACATTTTAATATCATTATTTATGTTCTAGCCTTTAACTGTATCTTAATTCATTGGACTCCTACTCCATATTTTGTTATACCAGCTTTACCTACATATAACCAACCATCTTTTATTGTAATTGTTGTATATGTTTAAGTAACTGCTAACTTACCCGATATACTACGCATTAAAATGGGCCTTGCAAAAAATCCCTTGCATCTTTTCTACATTTTTTCACATATCCATTGTACATTTTGTAAATTTTGAATATATCTTAACCAACTGTGTCTCCTTCCTACAGCGGACAGAAGTGGAGAGCAGCGACGACCCTCCGGCCTATGCAGATGTGGTCAAAATGGAGATACCTCCTCCACCTTACTACATGGTCGTCAGAGAAAATCTCTATACTCCCACCCCCTCAGTCAACTACAATGGGGCTGGGTTCCACCTTCCAGAGACTTCGGCTGCCAAACACTCTGAGGCCGTCGGCCGGACACCAGGAAATACCCTGTACTTCACTAGCTGGCTGGTTGGATCATCTGTGAGCCCTACCCTCGTCAGGCCTGGCAACGGTAGCCCTGTCATCATCAGTGCCACCGGTAGCCCTGTCTTACTTAGGTCCGCCGGTAACCCAGATGTCATCAGGTCATTAGATAGTCCAGATGTTATCAGATCGATGGGTGGCCACTTTAGTGCTAGACCGCTGGTGACTCCCTGTCTCATCAAGTCTCCAAGTAATCCTTCACTCAATATAAGCACTGCTGGTCCCTCCCTCTTCAAATCACCGAGCACTCCCGCACTCGGTAAACTGTTTTCTGGAGTTTCTTTGGCTTCATCGGGTGGTGATTCCTCCTTCAGCAAGTCATCAAGCACTTCCGCTTTCGATAAACTCTACATAAGTTCCTCCTTGACAGCTTCAACGAGTGATTTTTCCTTCAGTAAGTCACCAAGTAGCCCGGCACTTAAGTTACTTGACAAAGCCTCGGAGAGCAGCAGTCAGTGTATTTGCAAGGGTGTGCCTAACCCCTTGTACCTGAGGAAATCCCCGAGTACACCCGCACTTGGCAAACTTGTCATTAAGCCAGCCGGCAGCCCCAGTGTGAAGACATCATCCTGCAGTCCGTCTGTCGACAACCTACCTAACAGCTCTCCTGGCAGCCCATCAGGAAGATCTAGGAACGTCGTCGTCTTCGCGCCTTATGGAAGGCCCTTCTTCGGCAATTTGACTCGCAGTGCTGTCAACACGTTACCTGGCAGCCGTTCTGTCAGGCCTCCTAGTACTAGCCTTCCTGACAGCCCCTGTATCATTGAGCCAGTTGAAAGTCCCATCGTCAACAAGACGCCTAGTAATTTCTCTCTTAAC
The sequence above is drawn from the Cherax quadricarinatus isolate ZL_2023a chromosome 26, ASM3850222v1, whole genome shotgun sequence genome and encodes:
- the LOC128691672 gene encoding nuclear pore complex protein DDB_G0274915-like isoform X1, encoding MHYFTNNSVSANMSSAARTEETQRLSYMSRTEVVRLIVGGLGIAVCVVLVIGAVIAVGLYTTQANRILILTVVAVSAAAILLLCYIKPSCLKQRTEVESSDDPPAYADVVKMEIPPPPYYMVVRENLYTPTPSVNYNGAGFHLPETSAAKHSEAVGRTPGNTLYFTSWLVGSSVSPTLVRPGNGSPVIISATGSPVLLRSAGNPDVIRSLDSPDVIRSMGGHFSARPLVTPCLIKSPSNPSLNISTAGPSLFKSPSTPALGKLFSGVSLASSGGDSSFSKSSSTSAFDKLYISSSLTASTSDFSFSKSPSSPALKLLDKASESSSQCICKGVPNPLYLRKSPSTPALGKLVIKPAGSPSVKTSSCSPSVDNLPNSSPGSPSGRSRNVVVFAPYGRPFFGNLTRSAVNTLPGSRSVRPPSTSLPDSPCIIEPVESPIVNKTPSNFSLNNLPGSPVDSRSYESFSVSRSHEPLSVKCLDSPSINALPSSSCTVNSDSPTVIRSLSNPLVRHTGVASVRKELQERDHYCGGMEREGRAGQYNTEVVLNVAALTLPQDQTCHTDGTLVESHVF
- the LOC128691672 gene encoding mucin-2-like isoform X2 codes for the protein MEIPPPPYYMVVRENLYTPTPSVNYNGAGFHLPETSAAKHSEAVGRTPGNTLYFTSWLVGSSVSPTLVRPGNGSPVIISATGSPVLLRSAGNPDVIRSLDSPDVIRSMGGHFSARPLVTPCLIKSPSNPSLNISTAGPSLFKSPSTPALGKLFSGVSLASSGGDSSFSKSSSTSAFDKLYISSSLTASTSDFSFSKSPSSPALKLLDKASESSSQCICKGVPNPLYLRKSPSTPALGKLVIKPAGSPSVKTSSCSPSVDNLPNSSPGSPSGRSRNVVVFAPYGRPFFGNLTRSAVNTLPGSRSVRPPSTSLPDSPCIIEPVESPIVNKTPSNFSLNNLPGSPVDSRSYESFSVSRSHEPLSVKCLDSPSINALPSSSCTVNSDSPTVIRSLSNPLVRHTGVASVRKELQERDHYCGGMEREGRAGQYNTEVVLNVAALTLPQDQTCHTDGTLVESHVF